Proteins from one Porites lutea chromosome 3, jaPorLute2.1, whole genome shotgun sequence genomic window:
- the LOC140931126 gene encoding uncharacterized protein, which yields MSFKCLQCSKCFSLAENLREHERVHTEEKPYDCKQCGKCFGRAGHLRIHERVHTGEKPYECKQCGKCFSQAGHLRIHGRVHTGEKPYECKQCGKCFGRAGHLRIHEGVHTGKKPYECKQCGKCFSQAGTLRIHERIHTGEKPYECKQCGKYFSQAGDLRSHERVHTGEKPYECKQCGKCFSQAGNLRSHERIHTGEKPYECKQCGKYFSKAGDLRSHERVHTGEKPYECKQCGKCFSQAGNLRSHESIHTGEKPYECKQCGKCFSEAGNLRIHERVHTGEKPYECKQCGRCFSETGSLRQHERVHTGEKPYECKQCGKCFSGAGNLRIHERIHTGEKPYECKQCGKCFSRADHLRSHERIHTGEKPYECKQCSKRFSCFSLAGHLREHERVHTGEKPYECKQCGKCFRNAGHLRSHEGIHSGETSYECKQCGKCFSKAGNLRTHERVHTGQKPYECKQCGKCFGQAGNLMTHERVHTGEKPYECKQCGKCFGRAGHLRIHERVHTGEKPYECRQCGKCFSRAETLRIHERVHTGEKPYECKQCGKCFSQAGTLGIHKRVHTGEKSYECKQCGKCFRQAGSLRKHERVHTGEKSYDCKQCGKCFSRSSSLKSHERVHTGEKPYECKQCGKRFSHTASLKAHKMIHTGEKPYRCIQCGKCFRQSGGLKIHERVHTGEKPHECKKCGKCFSRSGGLRLHERVHTGEKPYECKKCGKRFSCSGSLTIHERVHTREKPYECKQCGKCFNQRGILRIHERVHTGEKPYECSQCNKRFRASGSLREHERSVHSGKKPYDCRQCGKCFSSARVLKTHHRVHSGEKPYECEHCGKCFRFLASIREHKRVHTGEKPYECEQCGKCFGRSEGFWSHQKVHSGEKPYECTQCGKCFSQAGKLKRHKRIHTGEKPYKCKPCGKCFRHSNTLKVHERIHTGEKPYECQQCGKCFSQVGSLRKHERVHHSRKRSYKNTGSNRRSGLKDRSLTHREIEINRMEGVPSAIVEEQSCWICQEEMSSEALVQHYKDHMRRVGDGS from the exons ctggggaaaagccttatgaatgtaaacaatgtggcaagtgttttggccgagcaggacacctaaggattcatgaaggagttcacactgggaaaaagccttatgaatgtaaacagtgtggcaagtgttttagccaagcaggaaccctaaggattcatgaaagaattcacactggggaaaagccttatgaatgtaaacagtgtggcaagtattttagccaagcaggagaCCTAAGaagtcatgaaagagttcacactggggaaaagccttacgaatgtaaacaatgtggcaagtgttttagccaagcaggaaacctaagaagtcatgaaagaattcacactggggaaaagccttacgaatgtaaacagtgtggcaagtatTTTAGCAAAGCAGGAGACCTAAGaagtcatgaaagagttcacactggggaaaagccttacgaatgtaaacaatgtggcaagtgttttagccaagcaggaaacctaaggagtcatgaaagtattcacactggggaaaagccttatgaatgtaaacagtgtggcaagtgttttagcgaaGCGGGaaacctaaggattcatgaaagagttcacactggggaaaagccttatgaatgtaaacagtgtggcaggTGTTTTAGCGAAACAGGAAGCCTAAGGcaacatgaaagagttcacactggagaaaagccttatgaatgtaaacagtgtggaaagtgttttagcggagcaggaaacctaaggattcatgaaagaattcacaccggggaaaagccttatgaatgtaaacagtgtggcaagtgttttagccgagcAGATcacctaaggagtcatgaaagaattcacactggggaaaagccttatgaatgtaaacagtgtagcaagcgtttcagT TGCTTTAGTCTAGCAGGACACCTAAGGgagcatgaaagagttcacactggggaaaagccctacgaatgtaaacagtgtggcaagtgttttagaaaTGCAGGACACTTAAGGAGTCATGAAGGAATTCACAGTGGGGAAACGtcttacgaatgtaaacagtgtggcaagtgttttagcaaagcaggaaacctaaggactcatgaaagagttcacactgggcaAAAGCCgtacgaatgtaaacagtgtggcaagtgttttggccaagcaggaaacctaatgactcatgaaagagttcacactggggaaaagccttacgaatgtaaacagtgtggcaagtgttttggccgagcaggacacctaaggattcatgaaagagttcacactggagaaaagcctTACGAGTGTagacagtgtggcaagtgttttagccgcGCAGAAAcgctaaggattcatgaaagagttcacactggggaaaagccttatgaatgtaaacagtgtggcaagtgttttagccaagcaggaacCCTAGGGATTCataaaagagttcacactggggaaaagtcttacgaatgtaaacagtgtggcaagtgttttcgCCAAGCAGGAAGTCTAAGAaagcatgaaagagttcacactggggaaaagtcTTACGattgtaaacagtgtggcaagtgttttagccgatcAAGTAGCCTAAAaagtcatgaaagagttcacactggggaaaagccttatgaatgtaaacagtgtggcaa gCGTTTTAGTCATACTGCGTCCTTAAAGGCGCACAAAATGATTCACACTGGAGAGAAGCCTTATAGATGTatacagtgtggcaagtgttttagacAATCAGGAGGACTAaagattcatgaaagagttcacactggagaaaagcctcatgaatgtaaaaagtgtggcaagtgttttagccgatcAGGAGGCTTGCGTCTACACGAAAGAGTCCACACGggagaaaagccttatgaatgtaaaaagtgtggcAAGCGTTTTAGTTGTTCAGGAAGCCTCacgattcatgaaagagttcacactagGGAGAAGCCTTATGAATGCAAACAGTGCGGCAAGTGTTTTAACCAAAGAGGAatcctaaggattcatgaaagagtccACACGGGAGAAAAGCCTTATGAGTGTAGTCAGTGTAATAAGCGTTTCCGTGCATCAGGAAGTTTAAGGGAACATGAGAGATCCGTACACTCTGGAAAAAAACCTTATGATTGTAggcagtgtggcaagtgttttagcagCGCACGAGTCCTGAAAACACATCACAGAGTTCACAGTGGAGAAAAACCATATGAATGTGAACATTGTGGGAAGTGTTTTCGCTTCTTAGCGTCCATTAGGGAGCATAAACGAgttcacactggagaaaagccttatgaatgtgaACAATGTGGAAAGTGTTTTGGCCGATCAGAAGGCTTTTGGTCACATCAAAAAGTCCACTCTGGGGAAAAACCTTACGAATGTACACAATGTGggaagtgttttagccaagcaggaaaGCTAAAGAGACATAAAagaattcacactggggaaaagccttacaaATGTAAACCGTGTGGTAAGTGTTTTAGACATTCAAACACCCTGAAGGTtcatgaaagaattcacacgggcgaaaagccttacgaatgtCAACAGTGTGggaagtgttttagccaagtaGGCAGCCTAAGAAAACATGAGAGAGTCCACCACAGCAGAAAAAGGTCGTACAAAAACACAGGAAGTAATAGAAGGTCAGGATTGAAAGACAGGTCTCTGACACACAGAGAGATTGAAATCAATAGAATGGAAGGCGTGCCATCAGCCATCGTTGAGGAACAAAGCtgttggatttgtcaagaggagATGAGTAGTGAGGCTCTTGTTCAACACTACAAAGATCATATGCGACGTGTGGGCGATGGCTcgtaa